Within the Pseudorasbora parva isolate DD20220531a chromosome 20, ASM2467924v1, whole genome shotgun sequence genome, the region CTGACGTAAGTCTACTTTGGGCCAATTTTAAGTTCTTATGGAGACGACGTGATTACTCCGCATATTTCTGTTTACAGAAAgctttttaaaggggtcatataatggtacatgcactttaaagggggtgaaacactcagtttcagtaaatctcatgtcaatcttgagtacctatagagtattgcatccttcatatctccgaaaagtctttagttatattatatttataaaagaaatataggctgtaccgagtctttccgagaaaaaaaacgagcgcctggaggcgtatcgtgtgggtggagctaaagaatgacaagcgcgcacaaagcggtgacgtcctcaagtgtggagaagAAAATCCTACcttaaataaaccatggctatcaatcagattcaactaatacatatatgatccagaatcagatccggaggctgaaataaattgaacaggaaaagcaacaacagcaggacgtctgtctctgtggtatgtactgtatttaggggcctgtcaacatttgtgtgtgtttactcgcagattatgaggacatgatttggtttatggactattgtatgcgactaaaccttagcagtagcaagcaaaacggttttgcacgtcagactagtgtaacgttatacatagaacaacaatggagtaaccgttagcgcatttgaatgacgaagcacgctttgtgagaacgctaggtttatgtttgggtggttttacaataaacaaactgacacctacattggtcagctaaacaaatgtatttaaacacacaccatagatcacatgctccattgataaattaactaaccttatacacgatcgtgttgtttactgatgtttacttacgtgacgatagccaacaacatagacatttgaagcagttttactcaccgcctgtttccaaagcacgaccgtgaacctttatcgctgggaccgctccgtcaaaaacacacttctttggtaactgttgattttgtgaagtcctgacagcagtgaccatggagatccacttttgcaacACGACTGgagcgtgatgttgtgaagcttcccgtcatttctgcgttcaaatcggttcaaatgcagcgctgccttcccggaatgctgtgtgGCCGCGTTAAAGTtgtttgatgtcacccataggaataaagtggagcgcggcgcgacagaagtgttgcacggacgagtggatcggcacctgagagcagtgtttttgggcatgcatttgctctctcgctctattcacacgcgcgcgcacacacgcacccttccgggagaagagcctgtatggcccgtacaaggaccttccgctctatcgacgtcaagccatacttgacccatactcgaaaaaaactctccaaaacttgtgagaaaccagaacgCCTCTACCATGATTATTGATTGACAAGCAGTTTCACCTCAGACCCTTAATGGCGTCTAAgtgattgtggtgttctgttcttgggtgtaataaagaatacagcagtcattttgatgttcctaaatccgaaccgctgaagacgcagtggctgGGTTTTGTTTTCGTCAATGCTTTTATGTTTGCGCGAACCGCAAAGCATTTCTTACCTGACTGTTTTATAACCGAGGGTTAGTATAAAGCAGattttgctaagaagctgctcctgaataaagaTCTGGACCAGCTATTCGTGTTCctgctgcccctccagaagtgagtgtagtttgaaacgcTTCATAATAAATGCGGCTAAAGTTGGTAAGTTAAATTACGGCATGTTTTCTATGTATGaagttctcaatataattcataatcccacgtttatatTGAACAACgcattatggttattgtgttattacaaacagTTTACGTTGGTGATAAAGTTAACTTGGACGTGGTAACACTACACTAAGCTTAATTATTTAACTTGAGGTGGTTTATAATGGTGTCGATtactataaaaacaaaaattgtgttgtaacagttattacaatgGATAGATAACATTACGCATCCCTGACAAAccgacattaacagaaaaaaaagttttattggcattaggtgtaacatcaatctgtcaatgaactaacgtatacatcagtaaacacatagtATTCATATCTCACTAGGCTAACGTTACCCTACCAGTACATAACGATAGATCAAAGTGACCTTACATTAACCAACCAGTTAGAAACGTCCTGTTCAAGCCTTAATTGTCGAATTTCATTGGAGTTGTCATCTAGTCCCGGGTTCAACTCCGGTTCAAATTGATACAGTTGCAGAGTTGTGTCCTTAGAGACTCCAATCGcctactaatgagaatttttaattaaagtatattacaaaatttttaatttagacactaaagaattatattaacttgtataaaaatggcattttatgacccctttaatatttttttctatttatataTGCAGTAAATTATCGACTTTGACTGTTGCTACACGTCTTGCAGCTTTTGAAACGCATCGTGCTCGAGACCCTGCCTTCTTTTCCATTCATCAGAGCTTCTGCAGTTGGACAGTATTACGTGCATCTCGtgattttaaagggatcccctggtgttgagacttgtatggcttaatataacataaatgatgtctcttactgaattatgtagtagaaaacccatgaaagatctacgttatttaaaaaatcgattttatatttggaccatgggcggcgccattttgtttgcgttctaggttgatgacgtagattggttgaacttcctcaatcagctggcgttacccgtagctatttttaccacaacgcaactcgaaaattgtttcagagttaaacaaaaccaatgaattgctttgtaattgtacttaaaacacactcaaacatacatgtgcacacaaactcacctacacaaacagatcggcggccgggcacacacacctgacagactgcgctgtctcaatcgagatgttgggctgctcagtctccacgacaggggctgaatctgaaatcgaccccctataccctgaaatagggcattatttgaagggacggccatttgtagcgttgtccgacatcatagtggacatgttcgagtgcagtcattcagtctcacgttgcaccgcagtgtacagccgatttacaacagctgtccgacttcacgcacccaaacatacatgtggacacaaactctctcgctcacacagactcacacacaccccaacagatcggcgcgaacacacacacacacacacacacacacacacacacacacacacacatatgaggcgcgaacagatcggcgcgaacacacacgcactgcgtgcgcgcatacatcactattccctgtgttgatatcatagatagactgttgatatgcagtagattaactgtaatgcctaatgtatccagcagagggaaatatctaggtaggatgatgggataagttaacatgaggaagagaggcaggatgttttggtgatgatgcatgggattggtttgtgcattaaagtttgagcacgctcagtgaattaacctcaatctttaaactttcacttttaagacacaaattactttcgctacttttgttcactaatacaacttgaaggagtgaatgaagacgatcgagtgcgtgaagtcggacagctgtgtgtaatcggctgtacactcgttattgcggtgaacgtgagactgaatgactgcacttgaacatgtccctatggtgtcggacaacactacaaatggccgtcccttcaaataatgccctatttcagggtatagggggtcgatttcagattcagcccctgtcatggagactgagcagcccaacatctcgactgagacagcgcagtccgtcaggtgtgtgtgcgcgcccgccgatctgtttgtgacttgtgtaggtgagtttgtgtgcacatgtatgtttgagtgtgttttaagtacaattacaaagcaattcattggttttgtttaactctgaaacaattttcgagttgcgttgtggtaaaaatagctacgggtaatgccagctgattgaggagttcaaccaatctacgtcatcaacctagaacacaaacaaaatggcgccgcccatggtccaaatataaaatcgatttttttaaataacgaagatctttcatgggttttctactacataattcagtaagtgacatcatttatgttatattaagccatacaagtctcaacaccaggggatccctttaagagcaaACACGTTCTGTTTGATCAATCGTAATGCCTTTCACTCAGACGCCAAAATATGTTGTCAAATTGCACAAATATTGAACTGAAGCACTTCTTCTCATGAATGAAGGTGAATGAAGACGACACCGCAGCGTTTAAAGAGGACTAACATCACAAACTGTACCTGTGTTTTGCTGCTGATGTGTAAACGGTCTCTTACCATTAAAAAGACAGAACACTGTTGCTTGTGTGAACAGCATGTTTTAGTATTTACCGGTAAAGTAATTCTGGTAATTTCCCAGCAATTTTGCCGGGATTgctgtgtgaaaggggctaatgTCAGTGTGAAAGCATAATGTAAGCCTGCTGCTGTAGTGATGCTGGATTCACATATGCACTGAATGTAAAACTGGCCTAATTCAGTTAAGGTTACTTTATTCATGTCGTTACTATGAAATCATATAACAGGGTTTTggctaaaattcataaacacCTTTGTTTGGGTTTTATCTTGTTTTCATGCCAGCACTGGTACGTACCAGCACTGATGTAAGAGATTAACAGTAACAGTTTATCATTTGTCCAACTGACAGTCTACCTTATCTTTGTCTACCCACCCAGGTTCCCTCTGCCAATTAGATGGTAAGTTGTCATAATTTAGTAAGTTGGCCAAACTTTTGTTCCACACAAAATGTCTGAGGCCTTTTAGCAAGGAATTATTATATAATCTTTTCTCTCATTAGTATGTGGCCGAGCCCCTCTCAACACAAAGATTGTTGGAGGGGCGAATGCAGCGGCAGGGGCTTGGCCATGGCAAGTCAGCATTCATTATGCCCGTGGCCATTTATGTGGCGGGAGTCTAATCAATAAAGACTGGGTTTTATCTGCAGCTCACTGCTTTGAAGAGTATGTTGAAATCTTAAATTAAGCTTAAGATACAATTTTATATTGATAATAGGGGAATTAAAGGAGACTTTCTCTATTTACAGCCTCAGTGCGTCTGACATTGGGATGTACTTCGGGCGTCAGAGACAATTGGGCTCAAACCCTTATGAGATGTACAAGACAGCGAAACGACTTATCACCCACCCTGACTTTGACAGTTGTAGTTTTTCCAATGACATAGCACTGGTCCAGCTCTCCTCTTCTGTGACTTTCTCTAAATACATAAAACCCGTCTGTCTGGCGGCTGCTGGTAGTGTATTCAGAGCAGGTACAGAGAGCTGGGTGACTGGCTGGGGAGCGCTTAAAGATCAAGGTGAGTGAACATTTGCTTGctaattaacttaataaaaacaaaactgtaaaCCTCAACAATTtactaagaaatgttttttaaaagccaTAAAAATGTGTCCTCTGATCTGTGTCACAGGCGAGCCAGTTAACATACTGCAGGAGGTGAAGTTACCAATTGTGAGCAACAGTGAATGTTGTCAGGCTTATGAAGGTGGCATCACAAACAATATGATTTGTGCTGGATATTTATATGTGGGAGAAAAAGATGCATGTCAGGTAAGAAATCAGTCattcattttaaagggttagttcacccaaaaataaaatttctttcattaatgactcaccccaatgtcgttccacacccgtaagacctctgttcatcctcggaacacagtttaagatattttagatttagtccgagggctttctgtcctttgaatgtaagtgtatgcccacttgctgtccacgtccagcaggtaatgaaaacatcatcaaagtagtccatatgtgacatcagttggttagttagactcttttgaagtgtcgacaatatattttggtccaaaaataacaaaaaatacgactttattcagcattgtcttcttttccgcgtttgttttcaaacctcaaataaagattcaaacggtcgtgaatcagcagattgattcgtgattcgtatcgccaatatcacgtgatttcagcagtttgccagtttgacacgcgatccgaattatgaatcatgaccatttgaatctttatttgaggaacacggaagagctTCAAGAgtctaaataaatgttaatgatttgttttttaattattttttattttattatttagttcaaGTACAGACATTTCAagtataatacaataaaaaacgaTTAATACAATGCATTGTAAATACAGCTCAAAATGTGTAAATTAGAGAATAACAATAACAAGTATAAAATGAACAAtacacataaatacaaaaatataagtttatgaatcAAGGTAGaaaactttttgttttgtgattttgAAAAGGTTTCAAAGTATACTGTGAGATCAGTCTTATAAAAGGTAATATAGGAAGGGTTCTTTTATTTGTGTCATGCATATAAAACTTtggcaaaataatttaattaaataatattgtttttcAGAAAAATATGGGTTTTGGAAACAAAGTAAAATGTCATGAGGATCTAAATTCTAATACTAGGAATTTTAGGAATATCTATTTTAAAGTCAGTCCAAAATGAAATAGAAAAAgggcaatacaaaaataaatgtttaatatattcaagtgatgtgttaaaaaagtgcatttatcacaAATagtatgaatgtttttttaatgattgatCCTAAAAAAGTTGCGGTGGCGATGACGTCACGTAACCTGCGCCATACAGAAAGTTTCGAAGGTAACATACTTTTGAATGTATTCTTAACATCATTAttgctttttttacagtgaaagaaatgtattttgtcttgtgTAATTATAGTGATTCAGTTTATGGCTCGCTTTTATGCGGATCAGGAAGCTTTTTGCGTCCTggtcatagactgtaaaaagacCTCACGGCACGCCCCATACCTCTCGGCACGCCCCATTCCTTTCCGACCTCATGGCACGCCAATTGCTCCAGTCTGCAGTTACCTCTACTTGGGTCTCcaactgaaaatgttctagtaactgatcacatctaaatttttcaattggccaaattgaatttctgtgaattgaagcaatttaattaacagaaattatatttggccaactgaaaaatttagatgtgatcagtcactagaaattgttttattggagatgtgaatattttttttttcaatgcagGGGGACTCTGGAGGTCCAATGGTCAGTAAGAACAGCTCCGTGTGGATTCAGTCTGGCATTGTGAGTTTTGGTAACGGATGTGCTGATCCCAAATATCCCGGTGTGTACTCCAGAGTTTCTCGGTACCAGGACTGGATCAACTCTTACATGGGCAGCAACCCACCTGGATTCATCAAATTCAACTGATTGCCAATTAATTCAGAAATTAACCCAAACTCCTTTTATTCTCCATTTCTCTCACATTCTTCATAATTCCTTTCACCTTCTCCCTATATCTCCTTTCCTAGAGATTGTTTGAACTGTAATTCTTAGGGTTCTTTGATGAAGATGATAGTTGAGCTGTACATGCTCTCATAAAGAGGTAAAAAAAGAGCAATTGTAtcgttattttgtcatttattcTTTATCTTTTCAAAACACATTCACTCTTATTGTCATTATAAGAGCTTAAACTAATGAAGTTCAGCATGCTTGTGTCCTAGATTTAGGATGTTTGCATATATAGTAGACGCTgacttgtatttttttttttttttttaataacactaCAGATTATTTGTATGTTTATGTCTGATGACCGATCAGGGATTAGGGGGATGATTCTTGTTGAAAATGTAATCAATTACCATGTCATAATCACACttgaatgaacacaaaaaaagaaactgACTTGGGAAAGGTTCTCTGTCTCTCTTTATCTCACTTCATActgtattaatatttttgtttaaattgtgttacaGTTTTTCTTGATCGTTTGATGATAACAAAGTTTAAAAGTTTGTAACATTATATAAGTCTTTACCATCACttatgatcaatttaatgttgcctttttgaataaaaatattaatgtcctcaaaaaactaaaactaaaaaatcttgCTGAGCCCAAACTTATTAACAGTAGTGTACAAAAAATATTAGGCAGCACTGTATAACACTGATTATAAAAAACAGGTTTATCacgcatcaaatcatcatattagactgatttctgaaggatcctgtgacactgaagactggagtaatgatgctgaaaattcagctttgcatcacaggaataaattacatttaaaaaatatagtaaatagaaaacagctattttaaattgttataatatttcagttttactatttttactgtgttttttattaaagctatgtaacttttccgtcccctagagggtgcctattcaaaacaatggCGCATTGATGacgtttgagcgcagaatcatAGGACATGTGGTTCAGAGTCCTGTACGGGTCAATTTTTGGAGGCTCGTGGTGAtgtgatgggtcaaatggcattTCGTTGTCAcatatgtgtaatggtaatttagACATAGAAATATGTTTCATCCGTGCTGCTACCTGCCCGCAAGGAGTTAATCTGCCTGCATCCCTGCCTGTGAATTTTAggaatgtcacaatccacctgttttagccacttttatgcgggtacccgACCCTTTGCAGGACTCTAATGTGGTTTTCATCTCACAGCCAGTAGAAAAGAATCGGactaggactcaggcagaaatcatgttcaaggatgtgattattaacgttactttagtatgaagcagagcaggaccgaatgtTGAAGGAGCTAAGCAAGGCAGCTTACGCAAACAAGCGGCTTACTagcagtgggacttttattatgaagggacacgGTCACCAGTGCTATTTCCGGtcatgcacgcccataaacactctcagctgcagatccagtccgtgaacacttatgttgcgtgccgcgctccactttattcctatgggtgacatcaagcgacttcaacgcttttcagcacagcattccggaaaggcagcgctgcacttgaacattacatttacatttacatttaatcatttagcagacgcttttatccaaagcgacttacaaaaaaggggagagtaatagaagcaacggaacagacaag harbors:
- the LOC137049492 gene encoding serine protease 27-like, coding for MKINTALCIAGTILFNITGSLCQLDVCGRAPLNTKIVGGANAAAGAWPWQVSIHYARGHLCGGSLINKDWVLSAAHCFEDLSASDIGMYFGRQRQLGSNPYEMYKTAKRLITHPDFDSCSFSNDIALVQLSSSVTFSKYIKPVCLAAAGSVFRAGTESWVTGWGALKDQGEPVNILQEVKLPIVSNSECCQAYEGGITNNMICAGYLYVGEKDACQGDSGGPMVSKNSSVWIQSGIVSFGNGCADPKYPGVYSRVSRYQDWINSYMGSNPPGFIKFN